GTGTTCAAAAGTCTCAAGTGCCCCATACGGTGTGGGATTATGGAAAGGCATCAGCAAATTATGGAGTACTTTTGCTCAGAATATCCACTTTGAAGCTGGGAATGGTACATACATCATATTCTGGAAGGATAAATGGCTTGGAAACTCTACCCTCCAAGCTGCATTCCCTAACTTGTTCACCATAGCTCAAGATCCTAATGCGGTTATTGTTGCATATAGGAAAGGGGTCAATTGGAACTTGAAGTTCAGAAGGGACATGCATGATTGGGAAATAAACGAGTTGCTAGACCTTTATGCAAGACTACAACAAAGCAATGTTAACTCCCAAGTAGTGGATAGACTTAAATGGGGGAATCATGGTGGAGGCATCTACACAGTCAAGGTGGGATATCAACAGATGTGTTCTAGTAATCCCATGATAGATAACTGGCCCTGGAAACTTATTTGGAGAACCAAGCTGCCACCAAAGGTTATCTGTTACACCTGGACAACATTATATGAGGCATGCCTCACACAAGATAACCTGATGAAAAGGAACTTCCAGTTACCTAACAGATGCTACATGTGTCAAAAGAAAGTTGAATGTACCTGTCACTTGCTCCTACACTGTGAGGTGGCCTCAGACATATGGTACATGTTTTTCTGCCTTTTTGGTCTCAAATGGGTCATCCCTTACACAGTCAAGGACGCTTATAAGAGCTGGAGTTTATGAAGAGTTGATGAAGCCATCGGGAAAATCTGGTCAATGGTCCCTGCTTGTATTTTCTGGTGCATTTGGACAGAGAGAAACAAGAGATGTTTTGATGGAAACTCAACTTCTATAGGTTCTTTAAAGGCTATGTGTATTGCAAATTTGTTCTGTTGGTCTAGACTGTACCCTATCAATAATATTGATCATCTTTTGGATTTCATTCCTTAGCTCTGGCTTAGCCAATTAAGTATAGGAGCCGGAATATTTTTTGTAAGCTCAAATGCCAAATCATGTACTTCTTGCATCTTTTGGATGCCATCTATTGAAATCACttactttataaaaaaaaaagaatgttgGTTGGGTTTATGAAGTTTTTGTCAGACTCTCTGACATAGAAGTAATAGATTTACTATTCTAAGTAATTATTGGATCTAACTAATACCACGTAAATactaaaataaaaattacaaacTTTAGTCGGGGGGTTTATGTCAAATGTGCTAAGCTGGATACATTGGTTTATTTGGAACTTCAAGTAGAACCAAAGGTAACTATTGAGAAAGGAGCAAGTTTGGGATATTCTCTTTAGATAAATCATCTGGGTTCTTTAGCTTCTCTTCATTTATGCAGGCAATGTATATCCGTGTTAAGCATGACAAGTCCACATACTTTATTCAATGTGATCCAACCGAGACAATCCTACGAATAAAGGAGAAATTGTATAACCTCATAGATCAATCTGTTAATGATCAGCGATTAATCCTTGTAGCTACTGGTGATGTGTTGGACGACTTGAAGTCATTGGCTGATCAGAAGGTAGATAACCCCTCTTTCACTACTGTGTAACTGAGAATGAATGGTATCATCGAGGATTCTGGATAATCAGCAACACTATGGTTAATatccctctttttttttttttatccatTGTGTTCAGATATAATCTGCCTCATAATGGACTGGTACTTTCCTTCCGGTTGTCTCAAAAACATGTCCACTTTCTATGAAAATACCCCTCAACTATCCAATACTTTTTGATATTATATTATCTAAGAGGTAGTGCGACCTTTTAACTAAAATGTTTAAATTGTGTAAAATGTTACAGATTTTCCAACCTGTTAAAACCTACTTCCACTTAAATAGGATAAAAGTTAATTTCTTTCTTTAATACTTGTGCCAAGTCAAAATTGTATATCTATAATGTGATGGAAGGTACTAGATAAGTAACAAACTTTATCTTTATTGTAATGCGAGAAGTTATAGAGGTTCACAAGACACTTTTCTCATTGTAATAATCGAATAGTTTGTCACTTCATGTGGTATCTGACTTATGTTCTAAGAATTACCATTATGTAACTTTTCAGGTTGAAAATGATGCTGTGGTGGCACTGACTCTGAGGAAAGGTTCTCTCTTTTGTGTTTCTTCTGTTCTGGTAGAAACTTTTTAGCAAACTTAGGGATCTTTGTATCATAAATTGTCTTATTCTGAGTGGATACTGGTTTGATTCTGCTTCTACTATTTACCCTTAGTCTCAACCTATGTTGCGCTGACTCTTCAAAATCCCTTCCGCACTCATGTCGACACGacatgggtgtgggtatgggtgTGAGATCCATACCGGATTTGGTCAACTTACCTTGGGTACTTTGACTACATTCTATCACAGAGAAGTATAGATTGGTGGGTATTCGGTTTGATTTTTGGGcaactatatatatagttatagtTATATATGGTATGAGAATGCTTTTCTATTACGCGAGATATCTTATGAATAAAATATTGGTGTTTATAAAGTATAAAGTTTTATTAGTTTTAGTTCAATAACTTTAACTAATTGAAAAATATACTTTATTTGTTGTAATATACATTTATTGGCCGTATCCAAGCACCTATATCCGCACTTGGCCATACCCCTGAATCCTAAAATTTATGTGATGAAGAATCCGATTTCTAGATCCGCACTTGGATCGGATACCCGCACCTGAGTCTGAGCAACATAGGGCTCAACTGTTTGTATTCACATGCTCATGTATAACATGGTGGTGAAGAATGTTCAAGATGCATTCTCCTTTGTTTCGTGCAAATATACATCTGATTTGAGTACCAACCTTTGGTGGAAATCAATCTCTTTCATGGATTAGAAAAGATGTGTTTGAGTATGGCTTCTGAAAATCCAGGAAGTTTGACTACTGCCAAAGCTACTCATTTGGCCTAAGTGGAAGACTCAGGGAAAACTGGAAAATTCTAAGTATATTGACATTTTGGTACAGGTGTGATTAGATTTGAGGCTTTCCATGACagttataaattaaaaataataataattaggtGTTAGATAATACATAATCAAGATGATCATGCATTTTTCGTACATAATCAAGATGATCATGCATTTTTCGTACTGACAACAATCACAAGTTGATTGAAACCAGTACAGTAAATATTCATGTATGTTATTTGGTGCAAAACCAGGTCAGCATTAATTTAAGACTAGATTTAGCGTAATATATGGCTTGAAAAAGTTAGCTGAAGACTGAAACATTTTAATACAACTGATAGGGGTGGGAAGGAGCTTGATGATGTTGTTGCCAATGCCATAATGTAGGTTGAGAAGAGATATTACATGTATGTAACATGATTATTGACATCAAGAGTTAGATGCTATTTCAAAGAGGGCAGGAATGTTTGAATCTGCTTATTGAACATAAAGGGATTGATGTGATCCTGCAATTTAATGGACAATATGGTTACTAATGGTCTAGAGCATAGAGAATCCTACTTCACCTTAAGTGAGGTGGAAAGGATGTCTGATCAAGCTGGTTGTTTGGCGTTGTTACTGCATGTTACTCAGTGGAATGGTTTATTGTTCCTTGTCTTGACAAGAAGAAAAGGAATTTGCACCGAGGGTGCGGCCTAGTGGTCAATAAAGTGAGTGaaaatcttaaaaaataaaagtgattTCTTAAAAGTGATTTCTTCTCATCTGCCTAAGCCCTGGGTGAGTAGAATTATCCTGTACCGGtgttggtgggaggtagcaggtacaAGTGGAATAGTCGAGGTGTATGCTAGCTGGCCCGGACATCATCTTTATATAAGTCAATTGTTTCTTGCTTCCTCATGCTGAAACTTGGAGTCGTcatgaatttctgagttttgatgaAGATATATTTAGTGCTTCAAGGAGTTTAATGTTGAGTTACAAACAAAACCATTTGGTAGCAAATCTTTCAAAGAACTTTCTCTCCCTTCAATTGATATGTTATGGTTTTTTGCACATTATTATTTGTGCAAATCCATCTTTTGTGACCTTCCAGAATGAAAAGAAGAAATTAGAAATAATTGCGAAAACGAAAAAGAATCCTTTTGAGTGTAAGGGAGTGCACAAGAGTGGAGGGGTGAATTGTGCCCAATTAAAAATTAGTTGAGTAATGTAAGTAATAGTCGACTCCTTTTCTCTTAAGTTTTAGAATTAGGCagaaagtaaatatgcagaaatAAAGAAACAGTAAAGGCTCAAGCTTTTATACTGGTTCGAGTACCGTTATGGTACCTACATCCAGTTcacttgggtcacaagggttctcttagatcttcaatATGTGAACAGTTACAATAGTTGTGGTTTTCGTTCATTCACCATTAACGAAGTTCAGTTTGAATGGTTCTCAATGCTTGACACTACTTCTTGACTGTTTTCTAACTCTTCCTATCTTTTGTGACGCTAGTAAACTAAAGAATACAGTGTTTGTACTAAGAACTAGAAAGATGTAGAAACTTGTATATGGAAATGCGTAAGTCTTTCTTTTGTCCTTCAGTTCTTCATATAGGTAGGTCTTGAGTTCTTCTTGTCGTCAGAGTCATTGCACATCTTGAGCAGACGGACCATTAATTGAGGTAAAAAATATTCTAAGAGATTTGACCCAAAGGTTGCCTCTGAATCCAGTTCACAAAAGAGGTCTGGATTCAATTCTTGGATATGCTCTTCTTTCCTTGTATTTTCCTGACTTTTCAGGAGCAATCATTGGGCTGTAGTTGATTGATCGACAATCACTCCAACTTTCATTTTGCTTGTTGTCTAAATTTGAATTTTGTCAATTATAATCTTGTGATTTCTTGCTCCAcagtttttcctttattttcgaACTTTATCGCTCATCCTTGTCTTGATTGATTTGCTCCAGACTTCTTGATTCGGCACTGTCTTGATTTGCTTTACTCACATCAGTGGCATATTTCTATGCGGGTCTTACAAAAAAAGGATTAGGTTATTTCGGAAAATATATTCAACCAACCCCAATCCTTTTACCCATTAACATCTTAGAAGATTTCTCAAAACCTTTATCACTTAGTTTTCGACTTTTGTCAATTGAAGCATTTGCATTTCTTTCCTTCCAAGTTCCTAAGTTCCTGCATACATTAGGATTGGTTAGATATTTGCTATTGTCATCATTGAAATATAAAGTGTAACAATCCCCCATTTTTGATGATGATAATCAAAAGGAGTAGTAAAGCAGATGACACTTCCCCCCTGAGTTTGTGCTCCCCTGGACTTTGATGCGTTGATGTTCCCTGctttgttgcttccttattttctcccctttgacatcaatcaaaaagGAAAGAACTATGCAATGGAGGCAATTATGCAAGTGTACGTAACATGCAGAAGCAAATAGGAAAGCTAGTCCTATGCCTTCAGCTGAGGCATAATAGTAAATTGGTTCTTGATCTTCTGAAGAGTTACTGTTCTCATTGTTAGTTTTGAGAGGATGGGAGCCAAGGGATGACTCGAGATTAACTGTTTCTTCAGGGGTTTGAGTCTTTTGGAAATGTCGGCTATGCCGTGTGACTGTGGAGCACGAGAGGTTTTTCTGCTTTGCCATGATAAAGAAGTTTGGTGTGGGGTGGAAAAAGATGGAAGGAGGGAATTCTTAAGGAGCCGCTAGGGAGTGTGAAGGATTGTATCGGTTGGAGGGAAAATGTGGGAACATAATGAAGTGACTGTTATGAGGAGTCTCTTCGGCGGCACATAAGGTAAGTAATAATTACGGTCATATCAGCAATTAATGAAAGCAATCACTTATCAAACATTGtaaaaggaaataaaatattttggcaATCTTGAAAGCAGAAAAATCTTTTTATGGAGCAGGCATGATTCCAATTTGACTGCGCAATGAACAAAAGCATTCTTCGAAAAGAGGTTTAGTAAAAGTATCAGCAAGTTGGAACTCAGTATTAATAAATTCTAACACTATATCACCTTTAGCAACATGATTACGAATAAAATGATGCTTAATTTCTATATGCTTTGCCTTAGAATAGTGCACATAATTTTCTGACAAGCAAATAACATTGGTATTATCACAAAGAATGGGAGTGGAAGTAATATGAAGATCATAATCTAAAAGTTGATGCATAATCCAGAGAATTTGAGTGCAACAACTTCCAATAGCTAAATATTTAGCTTCATTAGTCGATAATGCAACACAATTTTGTTTCTTGATATGCCAAGAAATTAAAGCATTTCCCAGCAATTGACATGTTCCACTGGTGCTCTTTTTGTCAGTTTTGTCACTTGCAAAATCTGCATCTGAAAAGCCTTTTAGATTAAAATTGTTAGAATGAGGATACCACAAACCTAACTAGGTGGTGCCGATAAGATATCTGATGATACATTTTACTGCAGTCAGATGTGATTCCTTTTGAGCCGACTGAAACTTTGCACATTTGCATACACTCTGGTCGACTAGCTGTGAGATATAGGAGGGATCCAATCATCCCTCTGTGCATGATTTCATCAACACTTTTTCTGTCTTTGTCTTCTTCTAGTGGGCTCATGGGAGTTCCACTTGACTTTGCATTTTCCATACCAAACTTTTTTATAAGCTCCTTGGTGTATTTGGTTTGGCTAATGAAGATTCCTTTGAAGGGTTGTTTGATTTATAGCCCAAGGCAAAACGTCAactctcccatcatgctcatttcgaaTTCTCCTTTCATAATATTTGCAAATTCCTCACATAACACAGAGTTAGAACTTTCGAAAATAATATCATTTACAGAGCTTTGAATAATAAGATTACCTGAATTTGATAGTTTAATAAACAATGTTGTATCTATATTACCTCGTTTGAAGCCATgatttaacaaaaaaaaatttaGTCTCTCATACTAGGCCCGGTGAGCCTATTTGAGACCGTACAAGGCCTTTGATAGCTTGAAGACATGATTTGGAAGATTGTTATTTACAAATCCAGGAGGTTGTTTTACAAATACCTCTTCAGATATGTATCCATTCAAAAAGGCgctttttacatccatctgaaacATCCTGAACCCTTTGTGAGCTGCAAAAGTAAGAAGTATGCGAGTGGATTCTAACCTTGCCACATGAGtgaaggtttcatcatagtcgattCCTTCCTGCTGTGAGTAACCTTGAGCAACTAGTCTTGCCTTGTTATGAACTACTTGTCTAGATTTGTTTAGCTTATTTCTGAACACCCATTTTGTTCCTACAATTGAAGCA
This sequence is a window from Nicotiana tomentosiformis chromosome 5, ASM39032v3, whole genome shotgun sequence. Protein-coding genes within it:
- the LOC104084630 gene encoding uncharacterized protein isoform X1: MAMYIRVKHDKSTYFIQCDPTETILRIKEKLYNLIDQSVNDQRLILVATGDVLDDLKSLADQKVENDAVVALTLRKDDNEFEDVNIVRPNDFYQSRDAESGASW
- the LOC104084630 gene encoding uncharacterized protein isoform X2 gives rise to the protein MAMYIRVKHDKSTYFIQCDPTETILRIKEKLYNLIDQSVNDQRLILVATGDVLDDLKSLADQKVENDAVVALTLRKGSLFCVSSVLMTMNLRM